A window of Symphalangus syndactylus isolate Jambi chromosome X, NHGRI_mSymSyn1-v2.1_pri, whole genome shotgun sequence genomic DNA:
ctcaaaaaaaaaaaaaagttatataaacaACCACATAGACACAAGAAGAATGCCATGTGACCACACAGGCAAAGTTTAGACTAATACAGCTACAAGCCAATCAACTCCAAGAATCCATGGCCACCCACGGAAGGAAGctaggaaaaggcaaggaaggatgCTATACAGTGTCTCAGAGGGGTCAtggccttgctgacaccttgattttggacttccagcctccagaacagtgagagaatacatttctattgttttaataaaaacaaataactgcACATTGTAAATCCAGCTTGCTTTTTTAATGAACGAAAGTACACTCTGAAAGCTACTTCCTTCCAATTACTTATAAGCTGAAATTTTGTTATATCTTTACAGAAATGTCTGAAGAGACTAACATTTTTTATAGTTAACTTTGTTTTTCATATAAACATAAACTTTTGTGTTAAAAAGGTAACTGAAGGAAAGAATACCATGGCTAGAACCATTATACAAGTAATGCTGTAGGCTTTCCACCTGAACTgttattgtttctaatatctaCCTCTAGAACAAAACTACATTAACATTATCGACCTGGTTCTTCCCCATTCCAAACTAAGACTTTCCTTCCCAAAGATGGTTTCCTCCCCCAAATCTTGCCACAATTTAAGACTTTCTTGCTAAAAAGTTTATCACCCAGGTTCtggttactattttttttaagattatgagaaattttgtttttacagAATTAAACCCTCTTAACTCGTCATATCTGTGATTTATCATTATAAGTTCACGTGAAAAAGCTTGTGGAATCAGTCTTTTTAGCTCATGGACGTTTATAGAATTTTTGTTGAGCCACATGTTGAGGGTGCCCCATATAGATTTTAGGAGCTAAGACGAGGTTTCTTCTTGTGGGATGTTTCATCTTCtttatcttcttctttttcttcttcatcgTCTGGATGATCCACTAAACGAACCACACTGCTACCACTTGGGCTACCTGTTCCAATAGCAGCACAAGCAGAATAAGATGAAGAGAATTTGAAGTCACCAGAAGATGTTCTTTTGGGAGAGTCTACCTTGTCTTCATGTTCTTGGGTTCTTTTAGTCTCCATAAATTCATCATCATCTTCCAGTGGTGGCATAACTGCTTCTCCTTCTTGGGTTCTTTTGGTCTCCATAAATTCATCGTCATCTTCCAGTGGTGGCATAACTGCTTCTCCTTCTTGGGTTCCTCTGGTCTCCATAAATTCATCGTAATCTTCCAGTGGTGGCATAACTACTTCTTCTGCATCTTccataaaacatatttcttcttGCAGCTCAATTTCTTCTATGGTACCTCTGAAAACTACCATATTTTGCAGTacagaatgtaaattattttgtatttgactttgtctgtctctctctttttcatatttaatcTTCAATCCTTTGAATGTCTGAACATATTCAATCGATTCAAGTGTGTTATAAAACTTTTCAACTATATGTGAAACAAGAGACTTGATATTTTCCACTCTTATGTATTCAAATAGCTCAAGAATAGCTGAATTCAGCATATTGTACCGAGTTCCGTTATCTAGAAGAGCATTTACAACTGGCTCAAAAAGATTTCCCTTGATGATGTAATTATTATAAGCTTCATCATTAAGGCCAATCATCCTTCTCATAAAGCGAAGAGCACACAAAATCAGGTGAGTATGCTTTGAATTTGTCAATATTAAGGCCTTTCTTAGCAAGTCTTTGTTCAAGATATAGTTTCTTATGTAGTATGTATGATGTTGTATACAAAATGTAAGTAGCTCTAATATCAAAGCAAGCAGTTGTGCTGTTTGATTATCATTGgggcaatttttgcttttgtcatatCCAGCTATATCATCCTCCTCACAGTTGTGTTCTGAGGTGGCGGCCAAAAGTGGTGCTGTAAATTTATGCATGCAATGTTTGTAGAAGAAATCTAGAAATTCACTTCTTTCACTTTTCTCAGGTGTTGTCAGCATGTTGCGTGGATCAAGTAGAGTATGGAGAATTACCATCAAATGAACAGCACCTCCTAACTCAGGATCAGTATCACAGATCATTTGTTTAATTATTACATTAATGAAAAGGTCACTATCTTTGCACACCTGAGCTTCTGAAATTATAAATTCTCGGATCGTAGATGGACTGTACTCCACTAGATAAGCACATATAACTGCAGCAGCTGACCTTACTTGCAAATCATCCCTGATCATTACGATTTTAAGAACAGGAAGAATTCCCAACTGTGTCAACGTTTCAAATAGTGCATCCCTGCTTTGAGGCTGTAATGCCTGAGAAAATGAACATAATTCcttgaaaaaaaatagtaattcacACCGTCTATCATCATGTGTAGTCTCATCCTTTAACTGTGCAAAAGCTTCATACAAAAATTTGTGATCTTTCTGCAGCATGTTTACTATCTCAGCCTTgttggagaaaataaaagttgtaagtgtagaaagaaaattatcttcaaatatggAAGGCACAGGCAAAAGAATGTCATAAATGTACTGTAATCTGTATGTCTGATGTATTTTTTGCCTAAGTTCAGAGTTAGTTATTGGTATAACTTCCTTGAACTTTGCATCGTTGGTCAAGAAGTCCCTATGCCTTTTTGGCTGATCCAAAGCAGGGTCATACTCAAGGCATCCCACCACATCCATGATACACTCGTCAGAAAACATTATCTCAAACAGACATGCCTCGTTGAGGGATAAAATTCCCTTGATAATTTCATGCAGATGGTATAAACCTTCAGTATTCTCTAGGTTTTCACAAGTGTGGAACAGTTGCAGTAGTTTTGGAATATAAGCCTCATTTTTCAAGATCTCAGCCAATCTTTCCCTATCCGTAATAGGTGAGGAGAGAACCGAGGTAACTATGTCAGCAATTTGATCAAGTGTATTGAGTTCACAGTCAGGCAGCACAACCGTATTACTAATTACTGACATTTCATTAGAGTCTTCTTCTGATTCATCTGAAATGTTCCCTGTGGTTTGGATAGACGTATCCTTACCTTGAACTTGGCAAATTTCTTTCCAAATATCCTGGCAGCCGGCTGGGTCCTGGAAATTTAGCACCAAACCCTGGTTCTCAGCTTCATACCAAACAATTAGTGTCTCTTGATATTTCCCATAGGGCCTGTCTGGAGGTATCCGTGACCGCAGGATGACTGACCCATCTGAATCTGACCGAACGAGCAGCGACATGCCCTGGAACTGCTCGTCGTAGGTGGATGAGACCTGACCGGTGCCTAGATTGTTCCATTCCTCGCCTTCGTTCAGGACAAAGACTTTTACACTGTACCTCAGGCCTGCCATGGCGTCCTCTAGCCTCGCGCCGTCAGGTCTGGTCTCCACGGCACTGCTTCCGGTACAGCATGGAAGCCGCTGTTATTTTGACAACGATGGTGGCCGAGATGGCACTCCTGATAGAAGACTGCCAATCAGTAGTGGCTAGAGGGGCGGAGCCAAGGCTCTGGAGAGGCCAGATGGCGGCAGGGTTCCTTCCTGTTCCCCCTCTCGGAGGCCATGTTACCTCTCACTTTCTCCCACCTTAAGCACACTGAATCTTCTCTCCATTGTCCCCCAACCCCCCATCCCCTACTGTCTCTTAAAAAGCGAgtctcaggccgggcacggtgcgctcacacctgtaatcccagcacagcatttcgggatgccgaggcgggtggatcacatgaggtcaggaggttgagagcagcctggataaagaggtaaaaccctgtttctactaaaaatacaaaaattagctgggcgtggtggcggatgcccataatcccagccactcgagaggctgaggcaggagaatggtttgaacctgggaggcagaggatgcaatgagccgagatcgcaccattacactccagcctgggcaacaagagtaggacttagtctcaaaaaaaaaaaaaaaaaaaagcgagtcACTTGGACTGGTCTCCATTG
This region includes:
- the PPP4R3C gene encoding protein PPP4R3C, producing the protein MAGLRYSVKVFVLNEGEEWNNLGTGQVSSTYDEQFQGMSLLVRSDSDGSVILRSRIPPDRPYGKYQETLIVWYEAENQGLVLNFQDPAGCQDIWKEICQVQGKDTSIQTTGNISDESEEDSNEMSVISNTVVLPDCELNTLDQIADIVTSVLSSPITDRERLAEILKNEAYIPKLLQLFHTCENLENTEGLYHLHEIIKGILSLNEACLFEIMFSDECIMDVVGCLEYDPALDQPKRHRDFLTNDAKFKEVIPITNSELRQKIHQTYRLQYIYDILLPVPSIFEDNFLSTLTTFIFSNKAEIVNMLQKDHKFLYEAFAQLKDETTHDDRRCELLFFFKELCSFSQALQPQSRDALFETLTQLGILPVLKIVMIRDDLQVRSAAAVICAYLVEYSPSTIREFIISEAQVCKDSDLFINVIIKQMICDTDPELGGAVHLMVILHTLLDPRNMLTTPEKSERSEFLDFFYKHCMHKFTAPLLAATSEHNCEEDDIAGYDKSKNCPNDNQTAQLLALILELLTFCIQHHTYYIRNYILNKDLLRKALILTNSKHTHLILCALRFMRRMIGLNDEAYNNYIIKGNLFEPVVNALLDNGTRYNMLNSAILELFEYIRVENIKSLVSHIVEKFYNTLESIEYVQTFKGLKIKYEKERDRQSQIQNNLHSVLQNMVVFRGTIEEIELQEEICFMEDAEEVVMPPLEDYDEFMETRGTQEGEAVMPPLEDDDEFMETKRTQEGEAVMPPLEDDDEFMETKRTQEHEDKVDSPKRTSSGDFKFSSSYSACAAIGTGSPSGSSVVRLVDHPDDEEEKEEDKEDETSHKKKPRLSS